In Gemmatimonadota bacterium, a genomic segment contains:
- a CDS encoding glycoside hydrolase family 2, giving the protein MRRPTDIPLPEHPRPDFERSEWLNLNGRWRFAFDAADVGERSRWMEADLPGRREILVPFSWGAPLSGVPDSAEIGWYARPIDIPAAWSGRRIFVVFGASDWRTSAWIDGVPIGTHQGGYTPFSFEVTGAARAAGPHRLTVRVDDAPHAFKLEGKQGYGKARGMWQTVYLEARGSTPLEAVHFTPRADLAGVGVDVRLREPAPRDLTVRLAFTNRAGQPEQSVRIARGRAAAHLEVSLPNARRWSLDDPFLHEVTATVAGDGVVEDRVRSYFGLRTISVVNLPGTDHPYVSINGQPVYLQLALDQAYHPDGFYTFPTDSVLRHEILLARQIGLNGLREHIKIESPRKLYWADRLGVLIMADVPNWWGPPDSAAFAEHETAMRGMLDRDYNHPSVFSYVMFNETWGLQTKVDNRERYTPETQQQVVRVVRLAKSLDPTRLVEDNSICCGAGHTETDLNTWHEYLPGWRWAEYMSRLDDSTFTGSPFHFEPGYKQGRQPMFNSEFGNVWGYTGSTGDVDWSWDYRRAMDAFRRHPKLAGWLYTEHHDVINEWNGYWRFDRTWKETGFGALVPGMSLRDLHAPLYLAVGDSLLSHEVSAGARVDVPLYASFLSGSTAYGDSLTIRAELSGWNSFGERKTYGTYVRRIAYRPWLTATLAPLSITTPPEASVSVLAVRLEDAAGTVLHRNFTTFIVSGEEPSSGVLADGRRVRVSRVGATDARDAQWSLKQWRVLGDRKLNGTGSGYTEYRIPWPAGLAARDVASATFLVEASAKRLNGKDRDSTVVGSGDYMRGGGLQDRSQNKNSYPMTSAHAFPSAVTIRVNGEVAARHELADDPADSRGILSWNAQPFDRTLTEAGSYGELLRVPISAAAIAASATTGEIVVRLEVSDALPGGLAVYGARFGRYPVDPTVLFVLRD; this is encoded by the coding sequence GTGCGACGCCCCACCGACATCCCGTTGCCGGAGCATCCGCGTCCGGACTTCGAACGCAGCGAGTGGCTAAACCTCAACGGGCGATGGCGCTTTGCCTTCGATGCGGCGGACGTCGGTGAGCGCTCGCGCTGGATGGAAGCCGACCTCCCCGGACGTCGCGAGATACTCGTGCCGTTCTCGTGGGGTGCCCCACTGTCGGGCGTTCCTGACAGCGCCGAGATCGGGTGGTACGCGCGCCCCATCGACATCCCGGCCGCGTGGAGCGGGCGACGCATCTTCGTGGTGTTCGGCGCCTCCGACTGGCGCACCTCGGCGTGGATCGACGGTGTGCCGATCGGCACGCATCAGGGTGGCTACACGCCATTCTCGTTCGAGGTGACCGGCGCCGCACGTGCCGCGGGGCCGCACCGATTGACCGTGCGCGTGGACGACGCGCCGCATGCGTTCAAGCTCGAGGGGAAGCAGGGGTACGGAAAGGCGCGCGGGATGTGGCAGACGGTGTACCTCGAGGCGCGTGGCAGCACACCGCTGGAAGCGGTGCACTTCACACCGCGTGCTGATCTCGCCGGCGTCGGTGTCGATGTGCGACTGCGCGAGCCGGCGCCGCGCGACCTCACGGTGCGCCTCGCCTTCACCAATCGGGCGGGGCAACCGGAGCAGTCGGTGCGCATCGCCAGAGGGCGCGCGGCGGCGCACCTGGAGGTGTCGCTGCCTAACGCCCGTCGGTGGTCGCTGGACGATCCGTTCCTGCACGAGGTGACGGCGACGGTGGCCGGTGACGGCGTGGTGGAAGATCGGGTCAGGAGCTACTTCGGTTTGCGCACCATCTCCGTGGTCAACCTGCCGGGGACCGACCATCCGTACGTGAGCATCAACGGCCAACCGGTGTACTTGCAGCTGGCGCTGGACCAGGCCTACCACCCCGACGGCTTCTACACTTTCCCCACCGACAGCGTCCTGCGCCACGAGATCCTGCTGGCGCGACAGATCGGGCTCAACGGGCTGCGCGAGCACATCAAGATCGAGTCACCGCGCAAGCTGTATTGGGCCGATCGGCTGGGAGTGCTCATCATGGCCGACGTGCCCAACTGGTGGGGACCGCCGGACTCCGCGGCCTTCGCCGAGCACGAGACGGCGATGCGCGGCATGCTCGACCGCGACTACAATCATCCCTCCGTCTTCAGCTACGTGATGTTCAACGAGACGTGGGGGCTGCAGACCAAGGTCGACAATCGCGAGCGATACACGCCGGAGACGCAGCAGCAGGTGGTACGCGTGGTGCGCCTGGCCAAGTCGCTCGACCCAACGCGGCTGGTGGAGGACAACTCGATCTGCTGTGGCGCCGGCCATACCGAGACGGATCTCAACACCTGGCACGAGTACCTGCCGGGGTGGCGATGGGCCGAGTACATGTCGCGGCTCGACGACAGCACCTTCACCGGCTCGCCCTTTCACTTCGAGCCCGGCTACAAGCAGGGGCGCCAGCCCATGTTCAACTCCGAGTTCGGCAACGTGTGGGGGTACACGGGGAGCACGGGCGATGTGGATTGGAGCTGGGACTACCGGCGCGCCATGGATGCCTTCCGGCGCCACCCGAAGCTGGCCGGCTGGCTGTATACCGAGCACCACGACGTGATCAACGAGTGGAACGGCTACTGGCGCTTCGATCGCACGTGGAAGGAGACGGGCTTTGGTGCGTTGGTCCCCGGCATGTCGCTGCGGGACCTGCACGCGCCGTTGTACCTAGCGGTGGGCGATTCGCTGCTGAGCCACGAGGTGAGCGCCGGTGCGCGCGTCGATGTTCCGCTCTACGCGTCGTTCCTGTCAGGCTCCACCGCATACGGCGATTCGCTGACGATTCGTGCCGAGCTGTCGGGCTGGAACAGCTTTGGCGAGCGGAAGACGTATGGCACGTACGTGCGACGCATCGCGTACCGGCCGTGGCTGACCGCCACGCTCGCCCCGCTGTCGATCACGACGCCGCCCGAGGCGAGCGTGTCGGTGCTCGCGGTGCGGCTGGAGGATGCGGCGGGGACCGTACTGCATCGCAACTTCACGACGTTCATCGTCTCGGGCGAGGAGCCGTCGAGTGGCGTGCTGGCCGACGGGCGCCGTGTGCGCGTGTCGCGCGTGGGTGCGACCGATGCACGCGACGCCCAGTGGTCGCTCAAGCAGTGGCGTGTGTTAGGCGACCGGAAGCTCAACGGGACGGGGAGCGGCTACACCGAGTATCGCATCCCCTGGCCGGCAGGGCTTGCCGCGCGGGATGTGGCCAGTGCGACGTTCCTGGTCGAGGCGTCGGCCAAGCGACTCAACGGCAAGGACCGCGACAGCACCGTGGTCGGGAGCGGCGACTACATGCGGGGCGGCGGACTGCAGGATCGCAGCCAGAACAAGAACAGCTACCCGATGACGAGCGCGCACGCCTTCCCGAGCGCGGTCACCATCCGCGTGAACGGCGAGGTGGCGGCGCGTCATGAGCTCGCCGATGATCCGGCGGATTCACGCGGCATCCTGAGCTGGAACGCACAGCCATTCGATCGCACGCTCACCGAGGCCGGGTCGTACGGCGAGCTGCTGCGCGTTCCGATCAGCGCCGCCGCGATTGCCGCCTCGGCGACGACGGGTGAGATCGTGGTTCGGCTCGAGGTGAGCGACGCGCTGCCCGGGGGGCTGGCCGTCTACGGTGCACGCTTCGGTCGATACCCTGTGGATCCCACGGTGTTGTTCGTGCTGCGCGACTAG
- a CDS encoding copper chaperone PCu(A)C, whose translation MKPISSPARTLRPSPIGALAAALVAFAVFAAPVQAQGAKVTAKDAWVREATGARKVTGAFLVLENPGTVARSVVSGTADVAEKLELHEMVRDGTMMKMSPVKSIEIPAGGKTELKPGGLHLMLFGLKRPLAAGDSIHVTLTLDDGSTVMLMAGVRKPGAMP comes from the coding sequence ATGAAACCGATATCCTCCCCGGCGCGCACGCTGCGCCCCTCCCCGATCGGCGCGCTGGCCGCGGCGCTGGTGGCATTCGCCGTGTTCGCCGCGCCCGTGCAGGCGCAGGGCGCCAAGGTCACGGCGAAGGACGCCTGGGTGCGCGAGGCAACCGGGGCGCGCAAGGTCACGGGGGCCTTCCTCGTCCTCGAGAACCCCGGGACGGTGGCACGCTCCGTGGTGAGCGGCACCGCCGATGTGGCCGAGAAGCTCGAGCTGCATGAGATGGTGCGCGACGGCACGATGATGAAGATGTCGCCCGTGAAGTCGATCGAGATCCCCGCCGGCGGCAAGACCGAGCTCAAGCCGGGCGGACTGCACCTGATGCTCTTCGGCCTCAAGCGTCCGCTTGCGGCTGGCGACTCGATCCACGTGACGCTCACGCTGGACGACGGATCCACCGTCATGCTCATGGCCGGCGTGCGCAAGCCCGGAGCGATGCCGTGA
- a CDS encoding galactose mutarotase produces the protein METRMRLLLRAGIRCSLLVTLVAAGGCRMSERPVPRASLTREPFGSTPAGEAVELVTLTNARGMELRAMSYGAIIVSLKVPDRAGVLGDVVLGYDSLAGYVASSPYFGAVVGRYGNRIAKGKFTLDGQQYTLAVNNGPNALHGGLRGFDKVVWGVDTSHTAEGSRVTFRYVSKDGEEGYPGTLTAAVSYTLTDANEVRIAYEATTDKATPVNLTQHTYFNLAGSGDILGHTLTFAADRYVPVDSTLIPTGELAPVAGTPFDFTSAHAIGERIDADHPQLRNGGGYDHTIVLTRADTGLALAATLREATTGRTLQVHTTEPGVQFYTGNFLDGTLTGKGGVVYRRRNGLCLETQHFPDSPNRPSFPNTILRPGDVYRSRTVWMFGTE, from the coding sequence ATGGAGACCCGCATGCGCCTGCTGTTGCGCGCCGGCATTCGATGTTCGCTCCTCGTCACGCTCGTTGCCGCTGGCGGGTGCCGCATGAGCGAGCGACCGGTCCCAAGGGCGTCGTTGACGCGCGAGCCGTTCGGAAGCACGCCCGCTGGGGAGGCGGTCGAACTGGTCACGTTGACCAACGCGCGCGGGATGGAGCTGCGCGCCATGTCGTACGGGGCGATCATCGTCTCGCTCAAGGTGCCCGATCGCGCCGGCGTGCTGGGCGACGTGGTGCTTGGCTACGACTCCCTGGCCGGGTACGTGGCCTCGTCGCCCTACTTCGGGGCGGTGGTGGGGCGCTATGGCAACCGCATCGCAAAGGGCAAGTTCACGCTCGACGGACAGCAGTACACGCTCGCGGTCAACAACGGGCCTAACGCACTGCACGGCGGGCTGCGCGGCTTCGACAAGGTGGTGTGGGGGGTGGACACGTCACACACGGCCGAAGGGAGCCGGGTGACGTTCCGATACGTGAGCAAGGATGGCGAGGAGGGGTATCCCGGCACGCTGACGGCGGCGGTCTCGTACACCCTCACCGATGCAAACGAGGTGCGCATCGCATACGAAGCGACGACCGACAAGGCGACGCCCGTCAACCTGACGCAGCACACGTACTTCAACCTGGCCGGCAGCGGCGACATTCTCGGGCACACACTCACCTTCGCGGCCGATCGTTACGTGCCGGTGGATTCGACGCTCATTCCGACCGGCGAGCTCGCCCCCGTGGCGGGGACCCCGTTCGACTTCACCAGCGCCCACGCGATCGGCGAGCGGATCGACGCGGATCATCCCCAACTGCGAAATGGTGGTGGATACGATCACACCATCGTGCTGACGCGTGCCGACACGGGACTGGCGCTGGCCGCCACGCTGCGGGAGGCGACGACCGGTCGCACGCTGCAGGTGCACACGACCGAGCCTGGCGTGCAGTTCTATACGGGCAACTTTCTCGACGGGACGCTGACGGGGAAAGGCGGCGTGGTCTATCGGCGCCGGAACGGGCTCTGCCTCGAGACGCAGCACTTTCCCGATTCACCGAATCGTCCGTCGTTCCCGAATACGATCCTTCGGCCGGGCGACGTGTATCGCTCGCGCACGGTGTGGATGTTCGGGACGGAGTGA
- a CDS encoding copper chaperone PCu(A)C: protein MRTVLVIAVALVMSSSVGSAQQGAILLREAYTYPVAAGSNAHVFLAIDNFSTLPLAILRTSTSDALAVSSIGLGAEGSAGEQVASAFFVAAGRSIRMAPSGPHLLLLDVGRELKVGDRISLTLHALGDVEIPVRVTVRPPPGTVGVSRRASRSRLVAPFVAVTQRRDRVPSRGVARSPDSTS, encoded by the coding sequence ATGCGCACCGTTTTGGTGATCGCGGTGGCGCTCGTGATGTCGTCGTCCGTCGGCTCCGCGCAGCAGGGCGCCATTCTCCTGCGAGAGGCATACACCTATCCGGTCGCCGCCGGCAGCAACGCACACGTGTTCCTCGCGATCGACAACTTCAGCACCCTCCCGTTGGCCATTCTTCGAACCTCCACCTCCGACGCACTGGCGGTCAGCTCCATCGGACTCGGCGCCGAAGGGAGCGCGGGCGAACAGGTCGCCAGCGCCTTCTTCGTTGCCGCGGGCCGCAGCATTCGCATGGCCCCGAGTGGCCCCCACCTCCTCCTGCTCGATGTCGGGCGCGAGCTCAAGGTGGGCGACCGCATCTCGCTCACGCTGCACGCGCTGGGGGATGTCGAGATCCCGGTGCGCGTCACCGTGCGACCCCCACCGGGGACCGTCGGTGTATCACGACGCGCATCGCGCTCGCGCCTCGTGGCGCCGTTTGTCGCCGTGACGCAGCGGCGCGACCGTGTGCCATCGCGCGGCGTCGCGCGTTCCCCAGATTCGACCTCATGA
- the ggt gene encoding gamma-glutamyltransferase gives MRSLAARSSLLLLALSACRGTETPPAASEASPGRSDQRPAIVATADSAMIASASPFATEAGLAVLRQGGNAVDAAVAVAMTLAVTYPSAGNLGGGGFMVARINGTNVALDFRETAPAAATRDMYLDANGQPTDRSVTGALAAGVPGSVAGLYEAHRKYGTRPWRELLQTAITLADSGFAIDSAFRDDDEGTAKRMALDSTSTALFLENGKFRPIGSLWRAPGLAAALRRIAERGRDGFYTGETADLIVASMKSGGGIISKADLASYQPAWRTPVEFGYRGHRVVSMPPVSSGGLTLALILGIVEGKDLASLGWRTPASIHLLAEAERRAFVRRNTLLGDPAFVKIPTASFLSRDTAAALRAEIGEKSSGSPPAPTPKEKKHTTHFSVVDAMGNAVAITTTINNSYGAAFTVPGAQFLLNDEMDDFTTAVGAVNQMGLVQGEANAIAPGKRMLSSMTPTIVLDSAGAPMLVTGAAGGAYIITAVAHLIVSVIDYGKPLGEAMAAPQFHHQDVPDSLLVERGAWADTAATVMAPLGHAVKVSPWGSLAWVQSIKRRGTGWEGVSEPRGTGLAKGY, from the coding sequence ATGCGCTCGCTCGCCGCCCGCTCCTCGCTCCTCCTCCTGGCACTTTCGGCCTGCCGCGGCACCGAGACGCCGCCAGCTGCCAGTGAGGCGTCGCCCGGCAGGAGCGACCAGCGCCCCGCCATCGTCGCCACCGCCGACTCGGCGATGATCGCCAGCGCCTCCCCCTTCGCCACCGAGGCCGGTCTTGCGGTCCTGCGCCAAGGGGGCAACGCGGTCGACGCCGCCGTCGCGGTGGCCATGACGCTCGCCGTGACCTATCCCTCGGCCGGCAACCTCGGCGGCGGCGGCTTCATGGTGGCGCGCATCAACGGGACCAACGTCGCCCTCGACTTCCGCGAGACGGCGCCGGCAGCCGCAACGCGCGACATGTACCTCGACGCCAATGGCCAACCGACCGATCGTTCGGTGACCGGGGCACTCGCCGCCGGCGTCCCGGGCTCGGTCGCCGGGCTGTACGAGGCGCACAGGAAGTACGGCACGCGCCCGTGGCGTGAGCTGCTGCAGACCGCCATCACACTCGCCGACTCGGGCTTCGCCATCGACAGCGCCTTTCGCGATGACGACGAGGGGACGGCCAAGCGCATGGCGCTCGACTCCACGAGCACCGCGCTCTTCCTCGAGAACGGCAAGTTCCGCCCGATCGGCTCCTTGTGGCGTGCCCCGGGATTGGCCGCCGCGCTGCGGCGCATCGCCGAACGCGGACGCGACGGCTTCTACACCGGCGAAACGGCCGACCTCATCGTCGCCAGCATGAAGTCGGGCGGCGGGATCATCAGCAAGGCCGACCTGGCGTCGTATCAGCCTGCGTGGCGCACCCCAGTGGAGTTCGGCTATCGCGGGCATCGCGTCGTCTCCATGCCCCCCGTCTCGTCAGGCGGACTGACCCTTGCCCTCATCCTCGGCATCGTCGAGGGGAAGGACCTCGCGTCGCTGGGATGGCGCACGCCGGCGTCGATCCATCTGCTGGCCGAGGCCGAGCGGCGTGCGTTCGTCAGGCGCAACACGCTGCTGGGAGACCCCGCCTTCGTGAAGATCCCCACCGCCTCGTTCCTGAGTCGCGACACGGCGGCGGCGCTGCGCGCCGAGATCGGCGAGAAGTCGTCGGGAAGCCCGCCGGCGCCGACGCCGAAGGAGAAGAAGCACACCACGCACTTCTCCGTGGTCGACGCCATGGGAAACGCCGTGGCCATCACCACCACGATCAACAACAGCTACGGCGCGGCCTTCACCGTCCCCGGCGCGCAGTTCCTGCTCAACGACGAGATGGACGACTTCACGACGGCGGTGGGAGCGGTGAACCAGATGGGGCTCGTGCAGGGCGAGGCGAACGCCATCGCCCCGGGGAAGCGCATGCTCTCGAGCATGACGCCCACCATCGTGCTCGACTCGGCGGGGGCGCCGATGCTGGTGACCGGGGCGGCGGGCGGTGCCTACATCATTACAGCGGTGGCGCACCTCATCGTCAGCGTCATCGACTACGGCAAGCCGTTAGGCGAGGCGATGGCGGCGCCGCAGTTCCATCACCAGGACGTCCCCGACTCGCTGCTGGTGGAGCGCGGGGCCTGGGCCGACACGGCGGCAACGGTGATGGCGCCGTTGGGCCACGCCGTGAAGGTGTCGCCGTGGGGGTCGCTGGCCTGGGTGCAGAGCATCAAGCGGCGAGGGACGGGGTGGGAGGGGGTGAGCGAACCGAGGGGGACGGGGTTGGCGAAGGGGTATTGA
- a CDS encoding amidase yields MSPTRREALVQLAALAMLPRLDRQSVSSNPLDGTIADYQAGRRRGRWSAAEVTAAALARCRRDGMTWRAIDVLAESALAEAKASDVRQRARKLRGPMDGVPVFAKSIYDMKGLPTTASSTEWARLFPEVVGRDALEVARLRAAGAVVLGKTAADDFAYRGNGTSSHTGQVLNPYDRSGTRTPGGSSAGSAVAAAAGMAFAALGTDDGGSNRIPAQFTGVVGMKPSFGLVPRTGVIPTWPILDTHGPLSRFVADAALMLAVLAGADASDPLALTAAWNGAPLAALRDDALAGVRLGLAEPNVARSQMTAEALAVWDRAVSDLRLAGAVVESFTPTVTRMTFRDAFAESARARGDVAVDANAPAPTANALLHYFTGRTDDPRGAIRRGYAAFQSFYDVLPKTYEACVPLLDQPMTQDPATLSFARSRAEVVAALVASMQKAGVAAMVYPTMPFNAPRAVDKWPDVRTTLSYGNWLGLPEVSVPAGYGADGMPAMNLSIVGLPGEDARVLAWAHAYERQSKRFVAPVVAP; encoded by the coding sequence ATGTCCCCGACCCGCCGCGAAGCGCTCGTCCAGCTCGCCGCCCTCGCCATGCTTCCACGCCTGGATCGGCAGTCCGTCAGCAGCAACCCGCTCGACGGGACTATCGCCGACTACCAGGCGGGGCGCCGCCGCGGACGCTGGAGCGCGGCCGAGGTGACCGCGGCCGCGCTGGCCCGCTGTCGCCGGGACGGGATGACGTGGCGCGCCATCGACGTACTCGCCGAGTCGGCGCTCGCCGAGGCGAAGGCCTCCGATGTGCGCCAACGCGCGCGAAAACTGCGCGGCCCGATGGACGGCGTCCCCGTCTTCGCCAAGTCGATCTACGACATGAAGGGGCTCCCCACCACCGCATCGAGCACCGAGTGGGCTCGGCTCTTTCCCGAGGTGGTGGGGCGCGACGCCCTCGAGGTCGCGCGCCTGCGTGCCGCCGGGGCCGTCGTACTCGGCAAGACCGCCGCCGACGACTTCGCCTATCGAGGGAACGGGACGAGCAGCCACACCGGGCAGGTCCTCAACCCCTACGATCGATCCGGCACGCGCACCCCTGGTGGTTCCAGCGCCGGCTCCGCCGTGGCCGCGGCCGCCGGAATGGCCTTCGCCGCCCTCGGCACCGACGACGGCGGCTCCAATCGAATCCCGGCGCAGTTCACCGGCGTGGTGGGGATGAAGCCGAGCTTTGGGCTCGTCCCGCGCACGGGAGTCATCCCGACCTGGCCGATTCTCGACACGCACGGCCCGCTCTCCCGCTTTGTGGCCGACGCGGCGCTCATGCTCGCCGTGCTCGCGGGGGCCGATGCCTCGGATCCGCTCGCGCTGACCGCGGCGTGGAACGGCGCCCCGCTCGCCGCGCTGCGGGACGACGCCCTCGCCGGCGTTAGGCTCGGCCTCGCCGAGCCCAACGTCGCGCGATCGCAGATGACGGCGGAGGCGCTGGCGGTTTGGGATCGTGCGGTCAGCGACCTGCGCCTCGCTGGGGCCGTCGTCGAGTCGTTCACGCCGACGGTCACCCGCATGACCTTCCGCGACGCCTTCGCCGAGTCGGCGCGCGCGCGTGGCGACGTCGCGGTCGACGCCAACGCGCCGGCACCAACCGCCAACGCCCTGCTGCACTACTTCACCGGACGCACCGACGATCCGCGCGGAGCGATTCGGCGCGGCTACGCGGCGTTCCAGTCGTTCTACGACGTGCTCCCCAAGACGTACGAGGCGTGCGTGCCGCTGCTCGACCAGCCGATGACGCAGGACCCCGCCACCCTCTCCTTCGCGCGCTCACGTGCCGAGGTGGTGGCGGCGCTGGTGGCGTCGATGCAGAAGGCGGGCGTCGCGGCGATGGTCTATCCCACGATGCCGTTCAATGCCCCGCGCGCGGTCGACAAGTGGCCGGACGTCCGCACGACGCTAAGCTACGGCAACTGGCTCGGGCTGCCGGAGGTGTCGGTGCCGGCGGGGTACGGCGCCGACGGGATGCCGGCGATGAACCTGTCGATCGTTGGACTCCCGGGCGAGGATGCGCGCGTGCTGGCGTGGGCGCATGCATACGAGCGGCAGTCGAAGCGGTTTGTCGCGCCGGTCGTGGCGCCCTGA
- a CDS encoding copper chaperone PCu(A)C, translating to MTLQRWWFARGKRTAPHTVLHTALRCVALFVFLVAATACSSEDASLPLQRLVVVIPVGNESAALYGVVRNPGTETDTIVGIEVELALQAALFSSREHLLPTSAAAAGEATGNRATVVRAELAPGAKLRFSPDGLHALLSGLRRPLVRGDSTRVTVRFARGAPASAMARVIAYADLDSIVSPELSIEAVRNVAARFQPIHDDSPLDSSAVGPSAEEGRALYRANGCGSCHGPSGWGDGPVGKTLNPPPRDFRDANAFKNGTAVEAIAQTIATGIMTGGAMPRFVHLTNAERESIALYVISLRSIPRQSLPSAPPRSSSPPPPTREPK from the coding sequence ATGACGCTTCAACGGTGGTGGTTCGCCCGAGGGAAACGCACGGCGCCGCACACGGTGCTGCACACGGCACTGCGTTGCGTCGCGCTGTTCGTTTTCCTCGTGGCGGCCACTGCCTGCTCGTCGGAAGACGCGTCGCTCCCGCTCCAGCGCCTGGTCGTGGTCATCCCGGTGGGGAACGAGTCGGCGGCGCTGTATGGCGTGGTGCGCAACCCTGGTACGGAGACCGACACGATCGTCGGCATCGAGGTCGAGCTCGCGTTGCAGGCGGCGTTGTTCTCGAGCCGCGAGCACCTGCTCCCCACGAGCGCGGCGGCGGCCGGGGAGGCGACGGGCAATCGCGCGACGGTCGTCCGGGCCGAACTCGCGCCGGGAGCGAAGCTGCGCTTCTCGCCCGATGGGCTGCACGCCTTGCTTAGTGGGCTCCGGCGCCCGCTGGTACGCGGTGACTCGACGCGCGTCACCGTGCGCTTCGCGCGCGGCGCGCCGGCCTCGGCTATGGCGCGCGTGATCGCCTATGCCGACCTCGATTCGATCGTCTCGCCGGAACTCAGCATCGAGGCGGTGCGCAACGTGGCGGCGCGCTTCCAACCCATCCACGACGACTCGCCGCTCGATAGCAGCGCCGTGGGGCCGTCGGCGGAGGAGGGGCGGGCCCTCTACCGCGCGAACGGGTGCGGAAGCTGCCACGGCCCCAGCGGCTGGGGCGACGGACCGGTGGGGAAGACGCTCAATCCGCCGCCGCGCGACTTTCGCGACGCCAACGCCTTCAAGAACGGGACAGCGGTGGAAGCCATCGCCCAGACCATCGCCACCGGGATCATGACCGGTGGCGCGATGCCACGCTTCGTCCACCTCACCAACGCCGAGCGCGAGTCGATCGCGCTGTACGTGATCTCCCTTCGCAGCATCCCACGGCAGTCCTTGCCGTCAGCACCCCCTCGTTCGTCGTCACCACCACCTCCAACACGAGAACCGAAATGA
- a CDS encoding VOC family protein: MPIIPTIRCRHMATSLAFYTNVLDFTCIGGDDAVADPAFCALEREGERVYLSSHRGDGEFGQAIAIECDDVDVIARTLRARGLVTPGNPDAPTMVHEGPIDQSWGTREFYVDDPDGNTLRFVCVPGEHASAAARLPHNRSIPDAYVIPVRSYPQLDGAVRWLRDVLGCRERLRIPGERVQLTLGTGAVVVAAWDADAVPPTGGRPPATLMVRVPDVDAVYARALAAGGSGVNEPADMPYGERQAVVRDLAGHSWTLTQTIADVDPAVWGGELVE; this comes from the coding sequence ATGCCCATCATCCCGACCATTCGCTGCCGCCACATGGCCACGTCGCTGGCGTTCTACACGAACGTGCTCGACTTCACGTGCATCGGTGGTGACGACGCGGTCGCCGACCCGGCGTTCTGCGCCCTCGAGCGGGAAGGGGAGCGGGTCTATCTCTCCAGCCACCGAGGAGATGGCGAGTTCGGGCAGGCCATCGCGATCGAATGTGACGACGTCGATGTGATCGCTCGAACATTGCGCGCACGCGGGCTCGTCACGCCGGGCAACCCCGACGCGCCGACGATGGTGCACGAGGGGCCGATCGACCAGAGTTGGGGGACGCGCGAGTTCTACGTCGACGATCCGGACGGCAACACGCTGCGGTTTGTCTGTGTGCCGGGGGAGCACGCGTCGGCCGCCGCGCGCCTGCCGCACAATCGCTCCATTCCCGACGCGTACGTGATCCCGGTGCGCAGCTATCCGCAGTTGGATGGCGCGGTGCGCTGGTTGCGCGACGTGCTGGGATGCCGGGAACGCCTGCGCATTCCGGGGGAGCGCGTGCAGCTCACGCTCGGCACCGGCGCCGTGGTCGTCGCCGCGTGGGACGCGGACGCTGTCCCGCCCACGGGGGGACGCCCACCCGCCACCCTGATGGTGCGCGTGCCGGATGTCGACGCCGTGTATGCACGCGCCCTTGCCGCGGGAGGGAGCGGTGTCAACGAACCGGCCGACATGCCGTACGGCGAACGCCAGGCGGTTGTTCGCGACCTGGCGGGACATTCGTGGACGCTGACGCAAACCATCGCCGATGTGGATCCGGCCGTGTGGGGGGGCGAGTTGGTGGAGTGA